In Nerophis lumbriciformis linkage group LG01, RoL_Nlum_v2.1, whole genome shotgun sequence, the genomic stretch tccttgtttgtgaatgactgagcattttatggaatctacttttatacccaataatggcacccacctgttcccaattagcctgcacacctgtgggatgttccaaataagtgtttgatgagcattcctcaacttcatcagtatttattgccacctttcccaacttctttgtcacgtgttgctggcatcaaattctaaagttaatgattatttgcaaaaaaaaaaaaaggttaacagtttgaacatcaaatatgttgtctttgtagcatattcaattgaatatgggttgaaaatgatttgcaaatcattgtattccgtttatatttacatctaacacaatttcccaactcatatggaaacggggtttgtacataataaaagagaataaggagcgAGCTTAAATATTGTGCTGATatagttaaactgtcaatagcacgcgcataaataaattgaaacatttacaATTAGTACATGCGATCAATGTCGGTATTGGCATCAGCCAATCTCACTCACGGAGGATCGGTATCGGAATCAGCcatataaaaccctgatcggatcATCCCCAATTAGTACACAAAATATATGGACAAAGAGTACACTGTTGTGCTTCATACATTTTGGTGATATTTTTTTCCGTTCCTCAGTGCACAAAGCGAGGTCATAAAGCCATGGTTGGATGACTTTTGTGTGGAGGAATTTGAGAGCAGTGAACTCAATCCCCttaaacacctttgggatgaactcAAAAAGAGATGGTGAACATCAATGATATCTGACCTTATAATAATTTTTTCAGGATGAATGGACAAATGTCCGCACAGACAcatgtcacaaaatctttttataCTGtagctggaaaaaaaaatatctggCCAGATACAATGTGTAAATTATATCAtgcttatgcaaaaaaaaaaaaaaaaaaaaaaaactcttaccAAGTACTGCGAGTCTCTGAAAAGCTCCTTGCCAGACACTTTGCTGAGGTTGTCCACCTTAAGGCCACTGGACTGTTCCACAACATAGTCATCAGAGTTGTTTGTCCTGGAATAATACAGTTTGTTTGGATAACTTATAATTTTAGATAATTAAAAATGGAATAATGCAGTCATGTTCTACTGACAATATATGAAACCGCACCATTTTAAAGTCAGGTTGATGTAGACCAAAAGCTGCTGTTTTCCTTGACATGTGGGACATTGCATGGATCCTTGCCCCTGGCAGTGGTGGCAGCTGCGACAATAGTGTAGAAATGACACTCATATTAGAGTAAGTTTGGGGGAAAATTAGTACttttgttaaataaattaaaaattataaaTGGTTACAAATAATTTAACTAAATAAATTAGCAGAATATTTAACTGACTTTTCCCTCCCTCTGCCAAAACAATGATTGCATCTTTCATCTCCGTGACGGAAGCCAGCTCCGTTGCAAACCCAGCACACTTTCTATGGGAAAAGAAAGAAGGCCAACAGTTTCATGATATGACCGGGGGTGCCATTAGCCAGAATGACATGTGATATTGACTTACATTGCCAGCCCCGGCACAGTCTTTGCAAGGTTTTCGCCCCATTCCTACGCAAACATGGCAGCTCTGTTGATCAAATGATCCTGATTAGGAGAAGATACACATATTCTGGTCTgaacatgttaagaattgacaagaGACTATCAACCTTCATAGATGAAGTGTAAGGAACTTTGATGATCTGTTTGCCGTCCACAAAATAATTGGGGGGCGTCGCAGGAATATCCCAGGGCCCTGGAGGGGGTTGAGCGAATGCATCTACTGGTTGGCCTGTTCCAAAGAAAATAACATGCTTGCCATATTAAAAACAGCTGACTGGGAGCGGTGTGACAATCAATCAATTACTTTTTCAATTAATCGTTACTTGTGAAGATTTAAGTTGAATAAACTTAAAATATGGTATACTTTTCTCATCAAAATTCAATTTTAATGtaaatagtttgtttacatgtttagtCTTGTCTGGCATTTTATTAGTCAAGACAAAATGAGTAAAAAGATAACATGGAAAACAACAATGATAATCGGACATTTGCACAGTAGGACATAGGCAAGATGGCAGTTATACCGTTGTATGGTTCGTGACTCCACTCTGTAGACCTTGACTCAGTAAAGGTTTCCAGGcggtactaaaaaaaagaaaacattgaaatTGCATTGGGCTAATTAGATCACCTTTTTTGTTTGCCATGTAGCATCACATGCACACATATCTTCTTTTTACCCGATAGGTATTAAAAGCCTCCATGTTGGTGATCACGCCATGTTTTGCTGGTGCTGAACTGTAACAACACTTGCTGGAGGCCCACAGAGCAAAGGCCTCCCGTGCTGTAGTCTCATTTATGGATGGAATACTGCAAAAGCCGCAACGGAATGAGATGGACGTTTGCTTTGTCTTTACAATCATTTGAGCGTAGAAAAAAATGGAGCATTACTTCCACTGCGGTTGGTCAGGTCCAGGCTGAGGCTGAGGAGTAGGTTGCATAGGCATTGGGGGAGGCACAAATCCTCCTACAGCACAGGTGTAAAATGAATGGTCATCATTTAAATTTTCATGCAAGGCTGTATGGTGAGATATTGTTGACACAGCAGGTATTGTAGATTACAAAAACAGAAGTTGATGATGCATTTACTGATATCCTACTGTGTTGCAACAGGTATTACATTCCTTTAACTCTATTTTCCCTTAAGTGTTGCTATAAATTGTATCATATGTCTATGAAATTGTTTTAAATAGACCTCTGCATAACGTTGTATccttgttaacattgaaaaacaaCTTACAACATACAAACTTCaacttacaaaaaataataactttgTCTGAAAAATAAAATCCTTATTTTAaacgataaacattttttaaccgacttgaaccatttgatacagaaaaataaaaaaacaaactcaattaataattaatacattcaaattgaacAGTAACATAAAtccaggagcacaatatataacaCACTTTAACctagaaaacaaaaatgaatgaaacaatgtgtgctgattttttttttaaatgaaaataaggAAGTTAGAATAACAgctacaatgagcacattttgtagtgcacagcttttcgaggcgtggtttgaagcatgatactgcatgatacagAATAAGTTCCCAGGTTCAcacccgaccccccccccccccccccccggcatcgaaacgctttttttgattgattgattgaaacttgtattagtagattgcacagttcagtacatattccgtacaattgaccactaaatggttacacccgaataagtttttccacttgtttgagtcggggtccacgtaatcaattgaTGGTAACCCCCAACCCCCACTATTTGAAAAGGACTGCACTATGTGATGTGTGGAAAAACAAATTTTGAAAGACAGAAATTTAAGACGGCTTTTTACGGTCCTTTGAAAAAAACACAAGGGCTGCTTACTTTCAGTGGGTAGAAAATCAATATTGCTATACAAACTGTACACTGATTAATCTATAGTATTGACCCTTGAGAAGATATGATGTAACAAAATGGTTGCCAAAATGTAATCAATATATTCACTTTTGTGAGACACAGTGTACTTCTCTCCATCTACACTACGTCCATTTGAGCTGAGAGTTTTTCCTTGTCTCCGACACCAAGGACTTGCTCCAGTGAGGTTCAGTTGGTTTTCTTTCATGACCAGGTCTCGCATGGAAC encodes the following:
- the ssuh2rs1 gene encoding protein SSUH2 homolog isoform X1, giving the protein MDYRPFTNEGTPSYGVANPGYLTAAQGPSHAMFAPPVAESNSGPSAPPAGMFDNMPGYEGTVAGGGGGFVPPPMPMQPTPQPQPGPDQPQWNIPSINETTAREAFALWASSKCCYSSAPAKHGVITNMEAFNTYRYRLETFTESRSTEWSHEPYNGQPVDAFAQPPPGPWDIPATPPNYFVDGKQIIKVPYTSSMKSCHVCVGMGRKPCKDCAGAGNKVCWVCNGAGFRHGDERCNHCFGRGRENCHHCQGQGSMQCPTCQGKQQLLVYINLTLKWTNNSDDYVVEQSSGLKVDNLSKVSGKELFRDSQYLVYPLMGFPDPAVVNAAQRLVSEHQGRFSQTSRILQQRQTIELIPVTKVTYAWKGKTNLYFVYGNEFKVNADSYPATCCCTVM
- the ssuh2rs1 gene encoding protein SSUH2 homolog isoform X2 codes for the protein MDFNAEGQAMFAPPVAESNSGPSAPPAGMFDNMPGYEGTVAGGGGGFVPPPMPMQPTPQPQPGPDQPQWNIPSINETTAREAFALWASSKCCYSSAPAKHGVITNMEAFNTYRYRLETFTESRSTEWSHEPYNGQPVDAFAQPPPGPWDIPATPPNYFVDGKQIIKVPYTSSMKSCHVCVGMGRKPCKDCAGAGNKVCWVCNGAGFRHGDERCNHCFGRGRENCHHCQGQGSMQCPTCQGKQQLLVYINLTLKWTNNSDDYVVEQSSGLKVDNLSKVSGKELFRDSQYLVYPLMGFPDPAVVNAAQRLVSEHQGRFSQTSRILQQRQTIELIPVTKVTYAWKGKTNLYFVYGNEFKVNADSYPATCCCTVM